TTACTTTCATCTCTACCTCTTTTCCaattctatttttcctttctttgttAGGTCGAATTCTCATACTCTCTCCCTCTCAAATCTCTTTATTCTTCTTATTTCGGGACGAATCTTCCTGACTAACTATTTTCGAAATACGTTTGTTTTATTGGAGGGGGGATTTGCCCTTGATTAGCAGTGAGGCACTAGTATATGTTAGATCTAGTAAGGTTTTGTGCTCCAGATTATTCGTACTCTTCGTTGTTGCAATCAGGTGTGTATTTGTATGCGGTATTCGATGATCAGCTGAAAAGCCTAAAGTATGTTTTGCTACACTGCTATGACTGTAGATTGGAAAAATGCCAAAAAGTCAGAAATATGGCTATGATATCACACGAGCGTGCGATCGTGCGTGTGGTGAATCGAGCTAACGAACATGGGCGTTAGTCTGTAGAGGCCACCACGAGCGCTCTCGTGGTCTTGGGCTGTTCTGGGCCTCGTTGGGCCAAAATGGGTTGTGTGGGCCCTGTGGGCTTGTGGGCCACACGGATAAAATGTATGTGATGTGGTAAGTGTTGTTAGACTGTGATGTTTGCATAGTTGGGGCCATTATGGGCCTTTGTGCCAATCATATCaccgttactgatggctgtATCCCAatcatatcactgctactgatggcttaGTGCCAATCATATTACTGTACTTATGGATTGTAGCCATTCAGTTTATAGCTAATAGCTATCCTACTTACGGCTCTTAGCCATTCTGGTTACTAAAAGCTTTGCTGTAATATTGattagtgccgcaaccggtgctGATATTGAtggttggctgggtgggtcgattttatccccacatggtgtgttggttgatacaagtggtgtgttggctggattagGATGGGTTGCATGATTGCATTGTTGCATTTCTATTACTGATTCTGTCACTGTATTGGGCGTAGGCCCACATGTATTCTGTTTCTGATTTTGATACTGTAATGGGTTAAGGCCCACATTACACTTTTACTGTTTTGGGCTAAAGCCACATTGTTCTATTACTAAAAAGGGCTCAAGTCCAGACTGTTACTGCTTATATTACTGACTGAATGATAgtggattacacactgagtttttgtaaactcaccccgtttttaacctttcaggtaatccccagtgTTAGACGGTTCGGAGCTGCGAAggactcggagagggccacacaactgcacaagttttattctgttttgctcatttactaaagcactttgattttgatttgggttgtaataaggtctcaaaaattttggattttaaattcgGGATTTATTGATTGTGATTCTTATCTGCTAGAAAGAGAACCTGGTTTTCCAAtacaataactattttcaaacgcTACGTCTCcgcaactcaatttttaaataacacattttcgcaaatcatttgttttaaattaagctttcaCAACAATAAGATTTTGAAGGTAACAAcgtttctttaataaacctcgattgaaaataagcaaacgcaaactgaggttttgtacaagttttaaatggtaagaagtttgaaatttcaagaagggttttcaatgaaaacatggttttcgaaaaacacttcaatgtgacacaccagattcggcaataacgtctaggtcgggtttagggtgttacattacttgttgcgattgtgtacacttgtacattTTCGTCGTTCTAAGTTTTTGGCGCTATTGTCGGGGAGTGTTTTAAAAAAAgccattatttgtgaatttgtttttacattttggtttatttattttcctttttaaatctttacttacttaatctttctgtgattattttaggtgtttatgagtattgaccagATTATCGACTTACTTCCTGTGGACCCTAAAATAGAACTAACTTTTCGACAGTGAAGAAGACAAGCGAACCAGAGAAGGACCAAAGAGATAAACTTTGAGAAtatgaatcaaggaaacggagcaaaccttgctcagaatcctatccttattgctgatgatagggatagagctttacAATAGTATGTCGTGCCAATATTTAACGATCTTAATCTGGGTATTAGGAGACTCAAAATCGAGGCATAATAATTCAAGCTGAAGCAAGTCATGTTCCAAATGCTTCAGACTatgggccaattcagtggaatgcctactgaagatcctcatattcacttaagactatttatAGAAGTGagtgattctttcaagttagccggtGTACCCAAAGATGCATTATGACTGAAGCTGTTCCCATATCcgctaagggacagagctcatgcttggttgaactcattgccaccgAACTCCATttctacatggcaagagttagccgAGAGTTATTTCCCGCCGAGCAAGAATGCCAGgttgaggaatgagatcactgccttccaacaaatggatgatgagtccctgttgaggcatgggaaaggtacaaagaattattacgagattgccctcatcatggaatcccacattgcattcaacttgagacattctataatggtctcaacgtTTACATGAGGATGGTAATGGACACCTCTGCTAATgatgctctcctttctaagtcttataatgaggcttacgaAATTATTGAAAGGATTGCCAGCAATAGTTaccaatggccaaccaatcaaGTAGCGTCAGGAAGTCGAGTcgctggaatacatgaagtggacgctctcacttcactcgcatctcaggtatcttcaatatcctcaatgcttaaGAATCTTACCACTAATGGGTCTAACATTTTTGCAGCCCAACTGCCTaaccaatttgagaatatagcCTGTGTGTATTGTGGGGAACGAAatttgtttgaagaatgtcCATTGAACCCCAAATCTGTATATTACATGgctaaccaaaaccaaaaccgagggaggcaaggacTGCAATCCAACTTTTATAACTCATCATGGTGAAATCACCCGATTTTTTCCTAAAGTAACCAAGGGGCTAGAACCAATAATACTTACGCCCAACCTAGACCAACTCAGTTGCCTAGTTTCCACCAACAAGTTCAGAAACCAACGCAAGCGGAACCATCCAATAGcttagagaatctattgaagggATACATGGCAAAAAATGATGTcactctaaggaatttggagaatcaagtgggccagCTTGTTACTAAACTCAAGAACCAACCATAAGGTTCTCTACCTAGTGACATGGAGAATCTGACAAATCTAGGGAAGGAACATTGTAAAGCGTTGACATTGAGGAGCAGAAAGACAGTAGAGCCCAACACTGTCGAAGTTGAAAAGGAGCTAGTTGATGCTCAAGATTCAGAAGAAGTTCAAGCAAGTGTTGAAATTCTAGTTTCACCAAAACCAGACTCGACAAAGTAAGCTCAAGACCAGCTAATTCTGATCAACTAACAATGTCATTAATGCAAAACTTTCGccaaagatgaatcaaccagAATCAGTCCCAGTAACAAAAccaccaccaccctaccctcaaataCTTCATAAACAAAAGCAGgagattcaattcaagaagttccttgacgtactcaagcaacttcacatcaacatcccGTTGATTGAAGCACTTGAGCAAATGCCGAACTACATcaagttcatgaaagatataTTGTCTAAGAAAcgaagacttggagaatttgagactgtAGCTCTgacgaaggaatgcagtgcatatcttcaagacaaactaccccaaaaattgaaggatcttagatgttttaccataccgtgCAACAatggagcaacatattgtggtaagacattatgtgacttaggtgtaagtatcaacttgatgcctatgtcAATATTTAAAAGTTGGGGATAGGAGAAGTTAGACCAACTACAGTTACGCTTCAACTAGtagatcgatccttagcacatccagaaaGGAAAATCGATGACGTATTGGTGCGTGTAGACAAGTTTATCTTTCCTGTTGACTTTGTAATTCTTGATTTTGAACCAGAAAAAGAagtgccaatcatcctaggaaggccgTTCCTAGCAACtagaaggacccttattgatgtacAGAAGGGCGAGCTCactatgcgtgttcaggatgatcaggtaacatttaacgtcTTTAAGTCTATGGGATTTCCTTACACAATGGATGATTGCTCTGCAGTGTccgatttagaggatttaatagtggagaaggaactcaactatgttgagGACCCACTGAAAAGAATTTTGACAATggatcctccaaatgatgaagaggaggatgaatacttagctttgctagaagctaatcaaaggggatttaatccgcaATCCCATTTtaaatctttggagttagaaaaGAGAGACTATTCTCAACCAAAAGCGTCtatcgaggagccacctaaataaGAACTCAAGGTATTACCTTCTCATTTAAAATACGTTAATTTAGGTAACATTTCTACTCtacctgtgattgtttcagcagaattgaccactaagcaagaagagaaacttatcTTAGTTCTGAAACAATTGAAGAAGGCcatcggatggaccatagctgatattcgtTGTATTAGTCCATCTATATGCATACACAAGATTATCCTCGAAGATGGAAAAAAAGGGACGATCGATGGACAACggagactgaaccccatcatgaaggacgtagtaaaaaaagagatcatcaggtggttagatgcgggtatcATCTATCTCATCTTAGACAGTTCATGGGTAAGCCCGGTCTAGTGCGTGCCAAAAAAAGAAGGTATCACAGTCGTAGGGAACGAGAACAACGAGTTGATACCGACTAGAAcggttacgggatggagaatcTGCATCGATTACCAAAAGCTGAACAAggcgactaggaaagatcactttcctttgcctTTCTTGGACCAGATGTTGGATAGACTCGTAGGACGAGATTActactattttctcgatggatactctgggtataatcagattacagtagcaccgGAAGATAAACACAAAACGACATTCACCTGCCCGTACGATACTtttgcatttagacgcatgccattttgtttatgtaatgcacctgctacatttcaaagatgtatgatgtctatttttactgacatggttgagaaatatttggaagtttttatctgtgatttttcagtattcggaGATACTTACGATCATTGCTTAGCCAATCTAAGGTACTAAGGTCATGCGAAGAAACGAATCTCGTACTCATCTgggaaaattatcattttattgtaTGAGAAGGAGTTGTTTTAGGGCATTGGATAACGAGACATAGGATCGAGGTAGACAAAAgaaaggtagatgttattgagaaactcccacctcttacatctgtaaagggtgttaggagctttttagGCCACTCCGGTTTTTATcaaagatttatcaaggacttctccaaagttgGTAAACCCGTATACAAATTATTGGAGAAAGACtctatattcaagtttgatgagGAATGCTTAAAAGCCTTCAACGATTTGAAGAGTCAACTAGTCACGGCACCCATAATCGTCACACCAAACTGGGATTTGCTATTCGAActgatgtgtgacgcaagtgacttctCAGTTGGAGCTGTCTTGGGCCAGTGAaagaacaaagtttttcatcccatctactacaCAAGTCAAACCCTAACAAGAGCTCAACTAAATTATACAGTAACAAAAAAgtgttacttgctattgtgtttgctttcaacaagtttcgatcttatctgaTAGGTACCTAAGTGGCTATCTATACGGACCACTcgacaattaagtatttacttgtgaagaaagacgctaagccgaggttgatccgatgggtacttctacttcaaaagtttgatctagaaattcaagatcgaaagggagtcaaaaatcaagtagcagatcacttgtccagattggagccacaagaagggaattctcctcttataccaattcaggAGACGTTTCTAGACGAACATATCCtaaaggtaaatcatgtccataataccccttggtttgctgatattgctaactatttagcttgtggtttgttGCCAATTGATAAGACTtatcaacaaaggaaaaagtttcttcactatgtgaagtactatttctgggaagagccacatgtgtttaaaaagtgtgcagatcagatgatcaggagatgcgtggcaGAAGACGAAAAACCAAAGATTTTATACCACTGTCACTCAGCTCCAACTGGGGGGcacttcggaggtacacgtacagcggccaaagtattgcaagccgGATTCATTTGGGAAACACTATTCAAggatgcatatgcttacgtgAAGAGCTGTaatcgatgtcaaagggttgAAAATGTCACCAACAtaaatgagatgcctcgaacaaacatcattgaggtagagttGTTCAATGTATGGGGTATTGATTTTTTTGGTCCTTTTCCTCCATCTTGCGATCTCAAGTACATACTAGTAGAAGTAGAAaatgtgtctaagtgggtcgAGGCTGAGGCATATTCGACAAATGATGCTAAAGTTGTGATGACGTTTCTGcagaagcatgtgttcacaaggtttggaaccccaagaactatcatcagtgatgaaggatccCACTTTGTGAGCAAGTGGTTAAAATGTTTATCAGACAAGCATGTTGTGAAACACAAGGTTGCaacagcttaccatccgcaaacaaatgggcaagctgaactggcaaaTAAGGAGATCAAAGGTATACTTGAGAAGGTTGTCCGCCCGaaccgacgagattggtccacAAGATTAGAATATGCTTTATGGACTTACAGAACAGCATACAAGACACtgttagggatgtcaccctataggttggtctttgggaaagcctgtcaTCTACCATTGGAGGTagagcacaaagcttactgggctaTTCAACGGCTTAATTTGGATCCTAAGCTCACGAAAGAgaaatggatgttccaactcaatgagttagaagagtttcgaatgttctcatatgaaaatgccaaattacttaaaaaaagactcaagaaatgacatgacaaccacattcgagttcgataatttgaagcaggtcagcaagtTTTGTTGTTCAATTCTAGATTGaagttctttccaggtaagctaaaatcacgttggtccggtccatttacgattcaccaAGTCTATCCATATGGAGTTCTTGAACtccaaggtaagggaggtaatttccGAGTTAATGCTTAGCGCTTGAAACATTattggggagataaaattgaacgggataaaatctcgttcattttatcggatacttaattttttgttttttctttttgaataaatgatttagggatATTTTCGGgtaaagtatgtttaaataaattctatctaggagattggaacttaagcgggaccgtttatgacccctccaatctttcttgggaatttattttgacataattttccaaaaaattatcCCCtgtatggaaaaataaatttttagtttcaaataaaagggtcaattttgatccatgTTTTAgtttgcaactcaattttaaattttcattaagtctaggcacttaattgaattatttttaaaatttagtcacttttttgtaaataataaaaactaggtgcctttctttgtgaatattttcaaaaagcatctagaataaatatctttaatattattaataatttgataaactttaatatataattatattatttataatttatatattaattttatcaacttagcttaaattaggattaattaggaatttttatttcgcacaataaaataagagatgggaatcaaaagtaaatatggATAAGTAGTAAAgtctcttattttatttctgcACAATAAAATAGacatatacatgtctaggattggatctaggaagagcttggtacttaagcagtcaaattgacttacctcctcttttctggaatcctacctggtgtatagtatctattcacgttaaacaatgaggacattgttcattttaagttgggggaccgaaaattgaaattattttcactcagaataaaatttttcttttaattatgaatatgatatatttttgttcaataaatttgaattttgtcaagtatgctaaatttaagtatgaataaaatttaattatttcaataaattgttatgttagcttaataatgacatgaaatgcatttctaataaagcatgcaaatcatatcgtaaaattttagttctttaggaaagttaggcatgcatgaaagtttaagtctttagaattgacttagtagtttcttgaggcgaaatcctaggaagcatggaacgttgaaaatgatttaggcaactgtTGGTTGGaccatttgagcctttcaagccgaccatgatgaaatttttatcctttgaaacccaactttgagactttatggcctaattttatttgaacccttacaaagttagccatcacttttcttaattatcttaaaaatgtcccaaacactagactcagtactattcagagtattctttgaaaataagcttGGGGGAGTTGCAAAGAAGTatgaaatgctctaaaaattgtagtacatgtaGTAAAATACTcgaaaaaaaacatatgtactTGAAGTAAATTGCATTAAAGAGCttgtgaaaaggaaaaaaaagttgatgtattgaaggtaattatttcgAAAGGTCTGAtacaagctgagtctagggtttgtTTTAAGcctaaaattatctatcttttacctacccctaagcccagccacgttacaaccttgTTAAAGACCTATTTATTCAAAGTTCCAATGTTACccacattagtggagagaaattgctctattcaacatatgaagacatcagttaagcttaatgattgcagtttaattttgaataagggattaaaatcaaattggtagggattaacatgtctttattaagaaacaattagtctaattttgctattgtattaattgttgagattaatttgaacgatatatatacttgagtagcataattagcaaatttcttgtttttgagcataagtatattgatttcatgattttgggaagaatgttgttctgaagGAGTTTTTCAAAAACTGTTTCcgagaaaattcttttcaaatttgtgcaATACTCgagacgagcaatgaattaagtttgggggtgtggaaacacgaaaatttatgtgtttttacatgtccttttttaacttaaaatcatgctatttcggttaaattcttgtcgaaaaataattaaatgttataaaataattaaattatgttaaaaatatgaacatgatgaattttaattaattttatagttaattttgactattttcgatAGATTCGCACATAGGGCAAAAATTGGCTCGACAGACAATGCTCGAGGAATAAtatcgagaagcaatttgaaacatcgagaaaaatttatttccagcctaagatggtccaaaaatatgttttaattcataatataattaattttaatttattcccaatttaatttgggctaaataaattattattaattaattatgaaaaaaaaggtTCTAGTTGAACTgcattggttgaaccgaatctagtgaacTGAACCAGCTACCAATTGGGCTACCCAGAACTATCtatatgctgacccaaatcagcattttagctgactaaataagcttggaaagaagcccttgaagaactttcaaccttgcattcaaacccctccaaaaaatgtggctttatggattttccctaggctatttttagcaaagttgaatctctcaactttgccatgtgtgtggccagccaaggggggtctctttggctgatgaaattttctattttcagcagccacaatcagctataaaagccaccccttgcAAATTATTCAACacatccctcacactctcattctcccttctcctctctcactttctctcaacttctccttcccattttcccttttgttcaagtgccGAGTTCTTCTCTTGGAaaagaggtcctcatcagccattTTTGAGCAggaattaaagtgttcataagccaccttgatagccgaGGACAACAGAGAGTGAAGAAAGGAGAaatcagtcaagccacggagaaacacgggatttgcttcttgttccctatctctttaaatttcgttgttgttttgacaaacatgtttatgaatatttatgccattgaaatggttaatttaatcaatctagcttgaatttaatctgtgttgggttgattatattttgcctgcttgaattattgaaattgtgtttgtgctgttataggcttcggtaagatgcttgattaagtaaaatcatgcctaagttattcttacaatattaatttttagataactatgaattaattattaaatcgtattgaaattgtaattagttgacacaatacttaatcagtgcatgtttattcttctaaggtagctgaagttaatttagcattgtatttggtgatacatatgccttgcataacttgcaagattattgtgattaaactgtttcaaggtagaaatactcagttacctcacttgatcttttatatgcttgtgaagattgattaatcgcttggattgacattgaaaaatgttcaagagattgattaatttaataaggaatgtaattaatccaacacaattatatcatcttgattaaaccttatttgaaatcgtgcattagaacctttttatttttaatttttttacttatttttaacccttagtttttaatcatctttaaaccaaaatattttccatcaccaaagtgttttaacattaatttcataagtattcttttttacagtccctgtgggtacgataacttgacatttacttgtcactttattacttgttgcgattgtgtacacttgcaaaTTTTTGTCGTTCCAAGCTTCTCTTCCATGTAACTACCGTGCCAAAACAAATGCCTTCTTTTATGCATCTAGGATGTCATGCCTCAATAGGAGCGTGGGTGGTTTCAGAAAGAGGTTGGATTGGGTTCAAAAATCCTTTAGTGATAAATTCAACAAAAGGATGACCAAACGAACAAGGCTTACCAATTGGTGAGAATATAATAAAGAGAATCTCACTACCACATAAAGTGGAGAACTCAAATATCTTCTTATAAATTTTCgaatttccttttgaaaatGAGATGAGCCTATCATCCTCATTTTCAATTATCTTAAtatcaattttttgttttcatctaGTTTTGTTACCTAAGCTTGCCATTGCAAAATAGATCAAAggacaaaagaaacaaacaagaaagttaaaaatgaaTGCTTTACTAGCCTTTTAAATGGTTTAGAATGAAGTCTTCTTGGCTGGAATTCATATATATAGGCCAAAAAATCTCAAGAAATTAaatgcttaaattaattaaattaggtgatTAGATTTGACGTTCAACAATTGATTATCATGTTCGTAATTGAATTTAGTCTTGAATTAGATAGCTAAATATGTTTCTTTAATGCATTATAAATATTGTGTTATTGatcgtatatatattatatcaaatatgccataaaataaaaaaatatcatgatATCATGGTGCGTTTTAAGTCAGATATATGTTGCAAAGTTTCGAAAATCGATACAGTTAATCGGTAAAATTAAAAGCTTGCCCTAGAATAACTGATAGAATGTTCAAAAAAACGAGAGACTTCtaaagaaatcaagaaaataaagcTCCAAAAACCTTTAAGGAAATAatggatataaaatttattgcatTTCAACTTTTGGTAAATTTTAGAACAGGTTAGGCTATACTACCATTAAAAGTATGTTGATGTTGTCAATAGCATCTAAAATGACTTGAATTATCTTCTCTACTTGGTTTTATTTTACGATGCATGAAATATCACAATGTCTACATCAGTGTTATTTAGAGAAGAATAgatgaagaaaatcaaattgtttaatgtttaataatttaactcttAGTGTAATTGCAAATTGCAGTAATAACAAGTGGTTGAATGAAAGTTGACCGCCTAGAATTATACAACTTCATAAAAAATAGGGTTATCTAGTTCAGGATTTTTCTTGTGCAAAAACCATAATCCATGAGGAAAGATCAAAAATGCCGATTTGTCTTGATAATCCATTTATTGCCTGCTTTTCATGGTTTTCATTGATTGGAGCTATACAAATGATGTTCATTAGTTTTAATTGTCTTATTACAattcttttacaattattaaataatttagttcttttataatatgccaatgagaaaaataaaacaatagaaCTCAACTatgctaatttaataaaatataccaTTAAAGCATAATTAAAAACTTCGTACATGTTTTTTCTGAAAAGAGCTTattacatgtaaaatatatctaaacataaaatttagattatttttcgACACATTTCACTAtgccatttccattttattacttaaaaacatttatatatattttcaaatttatgtttttatttaatgataattgTAAAAGTTACACTTACTAAGTAAACTTAAAATgcaagtttataattaaatttaattttaattatcatacACCTAATGTATGCATTTTTTGTTATtgtcttttatgttatttttgaagttttatcaaaattgatatgaaaatatgacttttttaggaaaaaattcaaccagcttatattaaattcaataaccaaaaacaacaaaaggaGATGAAAAGATAACTTGGAAGATATGacttttaaatacataaaacaacttaaaaagaTGTGGTGAAGGCATATAATTAATATGGAATTGTAGGGACAAAAACTTGCTACAAGAAGAACtcccaaaaatatattatatttagacTCCATCGCCTATCATTAATACTAAAGTAAAAACTATTTAGATGAGAAATAATTGCCAAGCAATCTTTTCAAGAAATTtccattaattttaaatcattagGGTGCAAAACTTGATGTAGAATCTTGTAAGGAGTATACTCCAGAGTGACATGTTCTGCTATTTATCTTATATGAAAACTTTTTTAACGGTATCCTAAAATTGATAGTGTATCAACATATGAATTGAAACTTAACCGAGTCATTAATATCAGCAATTGTACGAACTTAAGCTCATATAATTACTTAgcaaaaaagtaatattttacaaacaaaaaagggtgcaacaattttattaatcacGATAACCAGTATTGcatgataattaaaatgaaaatagccCTAGATTGTAAGCAATCAAGGACATGTTCATGTATGCCTTGAGGACTCCCAAAATTGACAAGCTTCAAACataacaagaaataaataaaaatagcatTTCGCATTGTTAAATTTGTGGTTTAGAATTGCTAGTGACCAAGGTCGTATCCAGAGGGAATTTCTACAGGGAAATCCTCATTCGCATTGGTTGTGGCATGCATTGAAGATATGGTTGTAGTCTTCTTCTCCCTCGTGACATAAAGTGGGTTGATAAGCTTTGTGAAACGTGTGTCTAGTTTATAAAGCTCCCTAGGGTTAAGATGATCAGGGGGAGTTTTCCACCAATGATTAATTTTTCTTCCACTTGACTGCTAGGCTAGAGCAAGCACGTTTTGCTTCTCTTTTGATACATCTAGTTGCTGTGGACTTCATTGTAATAGTGGATCAGCGAGTTAA
This genomic window from Gossypium raimondii isolate GPD5lz chromosome 10, ASM2569854v1, whole genome shotgun sequence contains:
- the LOC128033935 gene encoding uncharacterized protein LOC128033935 — protein: MIRRCVAEDEKPKILYHCHSAPTGGHFGGTRTAAKVLQAGFIWETLFKDAYAYVKSCNRCQRVENVTNINEMPRTNIIEVELFNVWGIDFFGPFPPSCDLKYILVEVENVSKWVEAEAYSTNDAKVVMTFLQKHVFTRLQQLTIRKQMGKLNWQIRRSKFKISSNLHDAISKGMKTNNPQPHGPKPLANLKATGNAAKDIFVKMMKRWFDQFTETTRVPPHQPQSQSKATPQRMNIPTVPAMN